The Manihot esculenta cultivar AM560-2 chromosome 1, M.esculenta_v8, whole genome shotgun sequence genome has a window encoding:
- the LOC110631020 gene encoding nuclear matrix constituent protein 1, giving the protein MMFTPQRKVWSSWSLTPRSEAQKSGAGSDPNTNVNGAKNLNSVDGSLLKGKTVAFAEPVTPNGVGSALEGDVLEKISKLESELFDYQYNMGLLLIEKKEWNSKYEELRQAITETTDALKREQAAHLIAISDAERREEHLKKALGVEKQCVLDLEKAVREMRAENAELKFTADSKLAEANALITSVEEKSLEIEAKLRAADAKLAEVSRKSSEVDRKSQDMESRESALKRERLSFIAEREAHESALSRQREDLREWERKLQEGEERLSKAQRIINQREERANENDRIFKLKEKDLEEAQKKIDEANSILKSKEDDINSRLANLTLKEKEFDATRKKLEMKEEELHALEEKLNDREKVEIQKLIDEHDAILDGKKREFELEAEEKRKSLDEDLKSKVVEVEKKEVEIKHMEEKILKREQALDKRLDKIKEKEKDFESKSKTLKEREKIIRSEEKNLETERRQVNADREDFLNLKAELEKIRAANEEQLLKICEEKEQLKVSEEERAEYVRLQSELKEEIEKCRRQEGLLLKEAEDLKQQKEKFEREWEDLDEKRAEIEKELKSISEQKEKFEKQKVSEEERIKDEKKAVEDYVKREREALEMAKESFEANMEHERSVLAEKAQSEKKQMLYEFELQKSELENDLQKRQEEMENLLRKKDKLFEEEKERELNNINFLRDLARREMEEMKLERTKIEKERQEIEENKKHLQEQQLEMREDIDKLGDLSRKLKDHREQFIKEKERFILFVEQHKSCKNCGEITSEFVLSDIIASKEIENAEVLPKQGLVNNNVIGDDNQNLAAPARQEIDKSPTAVPSVSPVSWLRKCTSKIFNLSPGKKNEPGSLQSPTDVVENMEEPSKQLNSTVNERESSFAIGNDLLDLQRQSDSSIREVEATQDLSVDNQSNVNSEALEIQEETQPSNLKRDSQPHKRRRPRVSRTRSVKAVVQDAKAILGESLEVNETEDSSHLKAESRDESSLADKGTSRNARKRNRARASQNTVSEHDVGESEGHSDSVTAGKRRKRQQKVAPVQAPGEKRYNLRRPKRGVTVVTDKALSGNNGKDKEEGVRGLTSTGMVSENGGGQHTAQLEKVSDNQDGDADTPRNLVDSAAALSEEVNGTPEAAGQYGVGDEYRSESHIEDEEDDEEEEPEHPGEVSIGKKLWTFFTT; this is encoded by the exons ATGATGTTTACGCCACAAAGGAAGGTGTGGTCTAGCTGGTCGCTCACACCACGGAGCGAGGCCCAGAAGAGCGGAGCTGGGTCGGATCCCAATACGAATGTGAATGGTGCAAAGAACCTGAATTCTGTAGACGGGAGCCTTTTGAAGGGAAAGACTGTGGCTTTTGCTGAGCCGGTGACTCCTAATGGTGTCGGATCTGCCTTAGAAGGTGATGTGTTGGAGAAGATTTCAAAGCTCGAAAGCGAG CTGTTTGACTATCAATACAATATGGGACTTTTGTTGATTGAGAAGAAAGAGTGGAATTCCAAGTATGAAGAACTCAGGCAGGCAATTACAGAAACTACAGATGCACTTAAGCGAGAACAAGCAGCACATTTGATTGCAATCTCTGATGCTGAGAGACGAGAGGAGCATTTGAAGAAGGCCTTGGGTGTTGAGAAACAGTGTGTGCTTGAT TTGGAGAAGGCAGTGCGTGAGATGCGTGCAGAAAATGCCGAACTGAAGTTTACAGCTGACTCAAAATTGGCTGAAGCAAATGCTTTGATCACTAGTGTTGAAGAGAAATCCTTGGAAATAGAGGCAAAATTGCGAGCTGCTGATGCCAAGCTTGCCGAAGTGAGTAGAAAGAGTTCAGAGGTTGATAGGAAATCGCAGGATATGGAATCTCGTGAAAGTGCTCTTAAGAGGGAGCGCTTGTCATTTATTGCAGA GAGAGAAGCACACGAGTCTGCTTTATCTAGGCAAAGAGAAGACTTGCGAGAATGGGAAAGAAAATTACAAGAGGGAGAAGAAAGGCTATCCAAAGCTCAAAGAATTATCAACCAAAGAGAGGAAAGGGCCAATGAGAATGATAGGATCTTTAAGCTAAAAGAGAAGGACCTCGAAGAGGCACAAAAAAAGATTGATGAAGCAAACTCAATCTTGAAAAGTAAAGAAGATGATATTAACAGCAGACTGGCTAATCTGACTCTAAAAGAAAAG GAATTTGATGCTACAAGAAAGAAACTAGAGATGAAAGAGGAAGAGTTGCATGCATTGGAAGAAAAGCTAAATGATAGAGAAAAA GTTGAGATTCAGAAGCTCATTGATGAACACGATGCCATTTTGGATGGCAAAAAGCGTGAATTTGAATTGGAAGCTGAGGAGAAGAGGAAATCTCTGGATGAGGACCTGAAAAGCAAGGTGGTTGAAGTGGAGAAGAAGGAAGTTGAAATCAAGCATATGGAGGAGAAAATTCTGAAAAGGGAGCAAGCCTTAGATAAAAGATTGGATAAGATCaaggagaaagagaaagatTTTGAGTCAAAATCAAAAACACTGAAGGAAAGGGAGAAGATCATCAGATCTGAGGAAAAGAACTTGGAGACAGAGAGACGGCAAGTAAATGCTGATAGAGAGGATTTTTTGAATCTCAAGGCTGAACTTGAGAAGATACGAGCTGCCAATGAAGAACAGCTACTGAAGATTTGTGAAGAGAAGGAACAGCTAAAAGTAAGTGAGGAAGAGAGGGCTGAGTATGTTCGCTTGCAATCTGAACTAAAAGAGGAAATAGAGAAGTGCAGGCGTCAGGAAGGATTGCTTTTGAAGGAGGCTGAAGATTTAAAGCAGCAAAAGGAGAAATTTGAGAGGGAGTGGGAAGATCTGGATGAGAAAAGGGCTGAGATTGAGAAAGAGCTGAAGAGCATCAGCGAGCAGAAGGAGAAGTTTGAAAAGCAGAAAGTTTCAGAAGAAGAAAGaataaaagatgaaaagaaggcAGTGGAAGACTATGTAAAACGGGAGAGGGAAGCTCTTGAAATGGCCAAAGAATCTTTTGAGGCCAACATGGAGCATGAACGATCTGTATTAGCTGAGAAAGCACAAAGTGAGAAGAAGCAAATGCTTTATGAGTTTGAGCTGCAAAAGAGTGAACTTGAGAATGATTTGCAGAAAAGGCAGGAGGAGATGGAAAATCTTTTGCGCAAGAAAGACAAATTGTTtgaggaagagaaagagagagaattaAATAACATTAATTTCTTAAGAGATTTAGCTAGAAGAGAAATGGAAGAAATGAAATTGGAAAGAACTAAGATAGAAAAAGAAAGGCaagaaattgaagaaaataaaaagcatCTCCAAGAGCAACAACTTGAAATGCGAGAAGATATTGATAAGCTTGGTGATCTTAGCAGGAAACTGAAGGACCACAGAGAACAATTTATTAAGGAGAAAGAACGCTTTATTTTGTTTGTTGAGCAGCACAAGAGTTGCAAGAACTGTGGTGAAATAACTTCTGAGTTTGTGCTTTCTGATATAATAGCATCAAAAGAAATTGAGAATGCTGAGGTCCTTCCAAAACAAGGATTGGTTAATAATAATGTAATAGGAGATGATAATCAAAATCTAGCAGCTCCTGCAAGGCAAGAGATTGATAAATCTCCCACAGCAGTTCCATCAGTATCTCCAGTTTCTTGGCTCCGGAAATGCACATCAAAGATATTTAACCTTTCCCCAGGTAAAAAGAATGAGCCTGGTTCTTTACAGAGTCCGACTGATGTTGTTGAGAACATGGAAGAACCATCAAAGCAATTAAATTCCACTGTAAATGAACGGGAGTCATCTTTTGCAATTGGAAATGATTTGTTGGATCTCCAGAGGCAGTCAGACTCTAGCATCAGAGAGGTTGAAGCTACTCAGGATTTGTCAGTTGACAATCAGAGCAACGTTAACAGTGAGGCTCTGGAAATTCAGGAAGAGACTCAGCCATCTAATTTAAAGCGTGACAGCCAGCCTCACAAGAGACGCAGGCCAAGAGTTAGCAGAACCCGCTCGGTGAAGGCAGTTGTACAGGATGCCAAGGCTATATTAGGGGAATCATTGGAAGTAAATGAGACTGAAGACTCTAGCCATCTGAAAGCTGAAAGCCGCGATGAGTCTAGTCTTGCAGACAAAGGAACTTCAAGAAATGCCCGGAAGCGGAACCGTGCTCGTGCATCTCAGAATACGGTGAGTGAACATGATGTtggagaaagtgagggacattCTGATAGTGTCACAGCTGGCAAGCGCAGGAAGAGGCAACAAAAAGTTGCTCCTGTTCAAGCCCCAGGTGAAAAGCGATATAATCTTCGACGACCCAAGcg TGGAGTCACAGTTGTAACTGATAAAGCCTTGTCAGGCAACAACGGGAAAGATAAGGAAGAAGGTGTTAGGGGTCTGACTTCAACGGGGATGGTTAGTGAGAATGGTGGGGGTCAACACACTGCGCAG TTGGAGAAGGTCTCGGACAATCAGGATGGTGATGCTGATACACCCAGAAACCTGGTTGACAGTGCTGCTGCATTGAGTGAGGAGGTGAATGGTACTCCAGAAGCAGCTGGTCAGTATGGTGTTGGAGATGAGTACAGGAGTGAATCCCATATAGAAGATGAGGAGGATGACGAGGAAGAAGAGCCTGAACATCCTGGTGAAGTCTCAATTGGGAAGAAGCTGTGGACTTTCTTCACAACGTAA